One window of Alosa sapidissima isolate fAloSap1 chromosome 21, fAloSap1.pri, whole genome shotgun sequence genomic DNA carries:
- the LOC121695609 gene encoding cAMP-dependent protein kinase inhibitor beta-like: MTEVEPALDFASSSRSGRRNALPDILGSPAGVSPTDLPLKLAELSVTDGPGGAQSPTSEEAPAPPESAEVKDGS, translated from the exons ATGACCGAGGTGGAGCCGGCGTTGGACTTTGCCTCCTCAAGCCGCTCGGGGCGGCGCAATGCCCTGCCCGACATCCTGGGCTCCCCGGCGGGGGTCAGCCCCACTGACCTGCCCCTCAAGCTGGCTGAACTCTCCGTCACAG ATGGTCCAGGTGGAGCCCAGTCGCCCACCTCAGAGGAAGCTCCAGCACCACCGGAGAGTGCCGAGGTCAAGGATGGCTCCTAA